The Halorientalis sp. IM1011 genome window below encodes:
- a CDS encoding uracil-DNA glycosylase family protein, which produces MPEFPDADERNPLAEDCQRCPALVDGRECISWGNGPRSADLVVVGEAPGYGDPDADRWQGGNWTGMAYTSRHSGRRIRGLLAEAGYGHEDCYVTNAVKCFPPDPDDPTTNREPTAEERVNCRPYLREEIETVAPRAVVTTGKHATQSVLSMVDREVDGFLDTVLDPVPCPALSTTVLPLLHPSYQEVWRSRLGYTREEYVDAIGHAIGEL; this is translated from the coding sequence ATGCCGGAGTTTCCCGACGCCGACGAGCGCAACCCCCTCGCCGAGGACTGCCAGCGATGTCCCGCTCTCGTCGACGGCCGGGAGTGCATCTCCTGGGGCAACGGACCACGATCGGCCGACCTCGTCGTCGTGGGCGAGGCACCGGGCTACGGCGACCCCGACGCCGACCGCTGGCAGGGGGGCAACTGGACCGGCATGGCCTACACCTCTCGCCACTCCGGGCGGCGGATCCGGGGGTTGCTGGCCGAGGCCGGCTACGGTCACGAGGACTGTTACGTCACGAACGCCGTCAAGTGCTTCCCGCCGGATCCCGACGACCCGACGACCAACCGGGAGCCCACGGCCGAGGAACGGGTCAACTGCCGGCCCTACCTGCGCGAGGAGATCGAGACGGTCGCGCCCCGGGCTGTGGTCACGACCGGGAAACACGCCACGCAGTCGGTGCTGTCGATGGTCGACCGCGAGGTCGACGGGTTCCTCGACACGGTCCTCGACCCCGTTCCGTGTCCGGCGCTGTCGACGACCGTGTTGCCATTGCTCCACCCCTCCTATCAGGAGGTGTGGCGCTCGCGGCTGGGGTACACCCGCGAGGAGTACGTGGATGCCATCGGGCACGCGATCGGGGAACTGTGA
- a CDS encoding ribose-phosphate diphosphokinase, producing the protein MIVSGSSSQSLAAALAAATDADLAPVSFERFPDGELMAQVPYFDSESAVIVASTDTSDAHVELLQLQDAVREAGASDITTVIPYMGYARQDAAFEPGQPVSARAMAKALSTGTDRVLTVNPHEPAIVDHFDVPAETVDAAACLADPLPEDLAEPVFLSPDEGAIDIADTVKTAYGRGETDYFEKTRLSGSEVEIEPRDADVDGRDVVLTDDIVATGSTMSEAVGALDDMGAARIFVTCVHPMLAADARTKLARAGVEAIYGTDTLERSVSAVSAAPAIAEKL; encoded by the coding sequence ATGATCGTCAGTGGGTCCAGTTCCCAGTCGCTGGCCGCCGCGCTGGCCGCGGCGACCGACGCGGACCTCGCGCCCGTCTCCTTCGAGCGGTTCCCCGACGGGGAACTCATGGCACAGGTCCCGTACTTCGATTCCGAGTCGGCCGTGATCGTCGCCTCGACCGACACGAGCGACGCACACGTCGAGTTGCTCCAGCTGCAGGACGCCGTCCGCGAGGCCGGCGCGTCCGATATCACCACCGTGATCCCCTACATGGGCTACGCGCGGCAGGACGCGGCCTTCGAGCCGGGTCAGCCCGTCTCCGCCCGCGCGATGGCGAAGGCGCTGAGTACGGGGACCGACCGCGTGCTGACCGTCAACCCCCACGAGCCCGCCATCGTCGACCACTTCGACGTGCCGGCCGAGACCGTCGACGCCGCCGCCTGCCTGGCCGACCCGCTCCCCGAGGACCTGGCCGAACCCGTCTTCCTCTCGCCCGACGAGGGGGCGATCGACATCGCCGACACAGTCAAGACCGCCTACGGCCGCGGCGAGACGGACTACTTCGAGAAGACGCGGCTCTCCGGGTCGGAGGTCGAGATCGAGCCCCGCGACGCCGACGTGGACGGCCGCGACGTGGTGCTGACCGACGACATCGTCGCCACCGGCTCCACGATGTCCGAGGCCGTCGGTGCGCTGGACGACATGGGTGCCGCCAGAATCTTCGTCACCTGCGTCCACCCGATGCTCGCCGCCGACGCCCGGACGAAACTCGCCCGCGCCGGCGTCGAAGCCATCTACGGGACCGACACGCTGGAGCGGTCGGTCAGCGCCGTCAGCGCCGCGCCGGCGATCGCCGAAAAACTGTAA
- a CDS encoding glutamate-1-semialdehyde 2,1-aminomutase has translation MTHEQSRDLYDRALSVLPGGVNSAVRAAIEPYPPFVERGDGGHVIDADGNRYIDWVMGLGPLLYGHDTPQPVESSIQSHASEGPMYGMPTEIEVEHAEFVARHVPSVEMLRFVNSGTEATVSACRLARAHTGRDKIVVMQGGYHGAQETTLVEGEYDDVRPSSPGIPQSFADETLAIPFNDEEAAHRVFEDYGDEIAAVLVEPILANYGIVRPVDGYHETLRDLTEEHDSLLIFDEVITGFRVGGLQCAQGKFGIEPDLTTFGKLIGGGFPVGAIGGPARLMEQFTPSGDVFQAGTFSGHPVTMAAGLESLRYAAEHDVHDHIHDLGEQLRTGLAEIVREQAPEYTVTGVDGMFKLVFSREAPDTFEGHCEGACKQREDCPRFELCPKNGADVAAGETDRWRRVFWPKMKDEGVFLSQNQFESQFVTYAHTEEDVADTLEAYKEAL, from the coding sequence ATGACCCACGAGCAGTCACGCGATCTGTACGACCGGGCGCTGTCGGTGTTGCCCGGCGGCGTCAACTCCGCGGTGCGGGCGGCCATCGAACCCTACCCGCCCTTCGTCGAACGGGGCGACGGCGGCCACGTCATCGACGCCGACGGCAACCGCTACATCGACTGGGTGATGGGCCTCGGCCCCCTGTTGTACGGCCACGACACGCCCCAACCCGTCGAGTCGTCCATCCAGTCCCACGCCAGCGAGGGCCCGATGTACGGGATGCCGACCGAGATCGAGGTCGAACACGCCGAGTTCGTCGCCCGACACGTCCCCAGCGTCGAGATGCTGCGGTTCGTCAACTCCGGGACGGAGGCGACCGTCTCGGCCTGCCGCCTCGCCCGCGCCCACACCGGCCGCGACAAGATCGTCGTCATGCAGGGCGGCTACCACGGCGCACAGGAGACCACGCTCGTCGAGGGCGAGTACGACGACGTCCGCCCCTCCAGCCCCGGAATCCCCCAGTCCTTCGCCGACGAGACGCTGGCGATCCCCTTCAACGACGAGGAGGCCGCCCACCGGGTCTTCGAGGACTACGGCGACGAGATCGCGGCCGTCCTCGTCGAGCCGATCCTCGCCAACTACGGCATCGTCCGCCCCGTCGACGGCTACCACGAGACCCTCCGGGACCTCACCGAGGAGCACGACTCCCTCTTGATCTTCGACGAAGTGATCACCGGCTTCCGGGTCGGCGGCCTCCAGTGTGCCCAGGGGAAGTTCGGTATCGAACCCGACCTGACGACGTTCGGCAAGCTGATCGGCGGCGGCTTCCCCGTTGGGGCGATCGGCGGTCCCGCCCGGCTGATGGAGCAGTTCACCCCCTCGGGCGACGTGTTCCAGGCGGGCACCTTCTCGGGCCACCCGGTCACGATGGCCGCCGGCCTCGAATCGCTGCGCTACGCCGCCGAACACGACGTGCACGACCACATCCACGACCTCGGCGAGCAGCTGCGCACCGGGCTGGCCGAGATCGTCCGGGAGCAGGCCCCCGAGTACACGGTTACCGGCGTCGACGGGATGTTCAAGCTCGTGTTCTCCCGCGAGGCTCCCGACACGTTCGAGGGCCACTGCGAGGGCGCGTGCAAGCAGCGCGAGGACTGTCCTCGGTTCGAGCTCTGCCCGAAAAACGGCGCGGACGTGGCCGCCGGCGAGACCGACCGCTGGCGGCGCGTCTTCTGGCCGAAGATGAAAGACGAGGGCGTGTTCCTCAGCCAGAATCAGTTCGAGTCCCAGTTCGTCACGTACGCTCACACCGAGGAGGACGTCGCGGACACGCTGGAGGCGTACAAAGAAGCGCTCTGA
- a CDS encoding multidrug efflux SMR transporter, translating into MNPYALLGAAILSELLATTSLKLSEGFSNPLPSVGVVVGYGAAFYLLALVLEELPVGLVYATWAALGIVGIAAVGVVAFGETVDLAGLAGIACIVLGVVLLNVVSGMSAH; encoded by the coding sequence GTGAACCCGTATGCCCTCCTCGGTGCGGCGATCCTCTCGGAACTGCTGGCCACGACCTCGCTCAAACTCTCGGAGGGGTTCTCGAACCCGCTCCCGAGCGTCGGCGTCGTCGTCGGCTACGGCGCGGCTTTCTACCTGCTCGCGCTGGTACTGGAGGAACTCCCCGTCGGACTGGTCTACGCGACGTGGGCCGCCCTCGGTATCGTCGGCATCGCGGCCGTCGGCGTCGTCGCCTTCGGCGAGACGGTCGATCTCGCGGGACTCGCCGGCATCGCTTGCATCGTCCTCGGCGTCGTCCTGCTCAACGTCGTCAGCGGGATGTCCGCGCACTGA
- the ileS gene encoding isoleucine--tRNA ligase — MSRFEPVEDQYEPHDLEDGVFEYWDAVDAYEQTKQHRADGETYFFVDGPPYTSGAAHMGTTWNKTLKDCYIRYLRMQGYDVTDRPGYDMHGLPIETKVEEKLGFENKKDIEEFGEQKFIEECKDFAEEQLEGLQEDFKSFGVWMDWDDPYKTVRPEYMEAAWWGFEKAHERGLVEQGQRSISQCPRCETAIANNEVEYEHVDDPSIYVKFPLREAERSEASERASGDEGPASSDAYLVIWTTTPWTVPANTFVAVDGDATYQAVETTKNGETEVLYLHEETVEDVLSKGRYDDYEIREEVTGEEMVGWSYDHPLREEVPEAPDFEGSLQVYTADYVEADRTGLVHSAPGHGEVDFERGQELGLDIFCPVGPDGVYEDAAGAYAGAFVKDADEAIMDDLDSKGLLLSRDTVHHDYGHCWRCDTGIIQMVTDQWFITVTDIKEELLDNIEDSEWYPQEARDNRFRDFVEDSPDWNVSRQRYWGIPIPIWTPEDWNGGMDDAIVIGTREELAERVDQEIDPESVDIHKGTVDDLTITEDGTTYTRVGDVFDVWLDSSVATWGTLNFPEQDEAFDELWPADLIIEAHDQTRGWFWSQLGMGTAALGEVPYDQVLMHGWALDSDGRKMSKSIGNIVEPGEAIERHGRDPMRLFLLSVTGQADDMKFSWEEMAEMQRRLNILWNVFRFPLPYMRMDEFDPGTVDLEHAETELVDEWVLSRLQTVEETMTEHFEEFEQDKALHALLEFVVEDVSRFYVQVVRERMWEEDDSDSKEAAYATLYRVLEETVALIAPFAPFVAEEIYGNLTGDAGHETVHMCDWPEPDAFWQDEELEDEVKVARAVEEAGSNARQQAERSLRWPITRVVVAADDEETAAAVESQRDLLTERLNARDLDLIEPGESWGELAYSAEADMSLLGPEFGDDAGRVMNALNEASVDEPTVEALEAAVEDALGESVDLTEEMVEFVTQTPDDVTGVAFDVDGDEMGVVYIDASLTEDIESEGYAREVIRRVQEMRKDLDLDLEARIRVDLDIGDDRVADLVREHEDLIADEVRADEFGAVEDGLRKEWEVEGVAMEIAVEAVAAAEASD, encoded by the coding sequence ATGAGCAGGTTCGAGCCGGTCGAGGACCAGTACGAGCCCCACGACCTCGAAGACGGGGTCTTCGAGTACTGGGACGCGGTCGACGCCTACGAACAGACCAAACAACACCGGGCCGACGGCGAGACCTACTTCTTCGTCGACGGTCCGCCCTACACCTCCGGGGCGGCCCACATGGGGACGACCTGGAACAAGACGCTGAAGGACTGCTACATCCGCTATCTCCGCATGCAGGGGTACGACGTGACCGACCGCCCCGGCTACGACATGCACGGGCTCCCCATCGAGACGAAAGTCGAGGAGAAACTCGGCTTCGAGAACAAGAAGGACATCGAGGAGTTCGGCGAGCAGAAATTCATCGAGGAGTGCAAGGACTTCGCCGAGGAGCAACTGGAGGGCCTGCAGGAGGATTTCAAATCCTTCGGCGTCTGGATGGACTGGGACGACCCCTACAAAACTGTGCGCCCGGAGTACATGGAAGCGGCCTGGTGGGGCTTCGAGAAGGCCCACGAGCGCGGGCTGGTCGAGCAGGGCCAGCGCTCCATCTCGCAGTGTCCGCGGTGTGAGACCGCCATCGCCAACAACGAGGTCGAGTACGAACACGTCGACGACCCGTCTATCTACGTCAAATTCCCGCTTCGCGAGGCCGAGCGGAGCGAGGCCTCGGAACGTGCGAGCGGGGACGAAGGACCCGCGAGCAGCGACGCGTATCTCGTCATCTGGACGACGACCCCCTGGACCGTTCCGGCGAACACCTTCGTCGCGGTCGACGGCGACGCCACCTACCAGGCCGTGGAAACCACGAAGAACGGCGAGACCGAGGTCCTCTATCTCCACGAGGAGACCGTCGAGGACGTCCTCTCGAAGGGCCGCTACGACGACTACGAGATCCGCGAGGAGGTCACCGGAGAGGAGATGGTCGGCTGGAGCTACGACCACCCGCTCCGGGAGGAGGTTCCGGAGGCCCCGGACTTCGAGGGTTCGCTGCAGGTCTACACCGCCGACTACGTCGAGGCGGATCGGACAGGACTGGTCCACTCCGCACCGGGCCACGGGGAGGTCGACTTCGAGCGCGGCCAGGAACTCGGGCTGGACATCTTCTGTCCGGTCGGCCCCGACGGAGTCTACGAGGACGCGGCCGGCGCCTATGCGGGTGCGTTCGTCAAGGACGCCGACGAGGCGATCATGGACGACCTCGATTCGAAGGGCCTGCTGCTCTCGCGGGACACCGTCCACCACGACTACGGCCACTGCTGGCGCTGTGACACCGGCATCATCCAGATGGTCACCGACCAGTGGTTCATCACGGTCACCGACATCAAAGAGGAACTCCTCGACAACATCGAGGACAGCGAGTGGTACCCCCAGGAGGCCCGGGACAACCGCTTCCGGGACTTCGTCGAGGACTCGCCCGACTGGAACGTCTCCCGCCAGCGTTACTGGGGGATTCCCATTCCCATTTGGACCCCCGAAGACTGGAACGGCGGGATGGACGACGCCATCGTGATCGGCACGCGCGAGGAACTCGCAGAGCGCGTCGACCAGGAGATCGACCCCGAGAGCGTCGACATCCACAAGGGCACCGTCGACGACCTGACGATTACCGAGGACGGCACCACCTACACCCGCGTCGGCGACGTGTTCGACGTGTGGCTCGACTCCTCGGTCGCGACGTGGGGCACGCTGAACTTCCCCGAGCAGGACGAGGCGTTCGACGAACTGTGGCCCGCCGATCTCATCATCGAGGCCCACGACCAGACGCGGGGCTGGTTCTGGAGCCAGCTCGGCATGGGTACCGCCGCGCTGGGCGAGGTGCCCTACGATCAGGTGCTGATGCACGGCTGGGCGCTGGACTCGGATGGACGAAAGATGTCCAAGTCGATCGGGAACATCGTCGAACCCGGCGAGGCCATCGAGCGCCACGGCCGGGACCCGATGCGCCTGTTCCTGCTCTCGGTGACCGGCCAGGCCGACGACATGAAGTTCTCCTGGGAGGAGATGGCCGAGATGCAGCGCCGGCTCAACATCCTCTGGAACGTCTTCCGGTTCCCGCTCCCCTACATGCGGATGGACGAGTTCGATCCAGGTACTGTGGACCTCGAACACGCCGAGACGGAACTCGTCGACGAGTGGGTCCTCTCGCGACTCCAGACCGTCGAGGAGACGATGACCGAGCACTTCGAGGAGTTCGAGCAGGACAAGGCTCTCCACGCCCTGCTCGAGTTCGTCGTCGAGGACGTCTCCCGCTTCTACGTGCAGGTCGTCCGCGAGCGGATGTGGGAGGAAGACGACAGCGACTCCAAGGAAGCGGCCTACGCCACGCTCTATCGCGTGCTGGAGGAGACGGTCGCGCTGATCGCGCCCTTCGCGCCCTTCGTCGCCGAGGAGATCTACGGCAACCTCACCGGTGACGCCGGCCACGAGACCGTCCACATGTGCGACTGGCCCGAACCCGACGCGTTCTGGCAGGACGAGGAACTCGAGGACGAAGTGAAGGTCGCCCGCGCCGTCGAGGAAGCCGGCTCGAACGCGCGCCAGCAGGCCGAACGCAGCCTCCGCTGGCCGATCACGCGGGTCGTCGTCGCGGCCGACGACGAGGAGACGGCCGCCGCGGTCGAGAGCCAGCGCGACCTGCTGACCGAGCGGCTCAACGCCCGCGACCTCGACCTGATCGAACCCGGCGAGAGCTGGGGCGAACTCGCCTACTCCGCCGAAGCGGACATGAGCCTGCTCGGACCGGAGTTCGGCGACGACGCCGGCCGCGTCATGAACGCGCTGAACGAGGCCAGCGTCGACGAGCCGACCGTCGAGGCGCTCGAAGCCGCCGTCGAGGACGCGCTGGGCGAGTCCGTGGACCTCACGGAGGAGATGGTCGAGTTCGTCACGCAGACGCCCGACGACGTGACGGGCGTGGCCTTCGACGTGGACGGCGACGAAATGGGTGTGGTCTACATCGACGCCTCACTCACCGAGGACATCGAGAGCGAGGGGTACGCCCGCGAGGTGATCCGTCGGGTTCAGGAGATGCGGAAAGACCTCGATCTCGACCTCGAAGCGCGCATCCGCGTCGACCTCGACATCGGCGACGACCGCGTGGCCGACCTCGTCCGCGAGCACGAGGACCTGATCGCCGACGAGGTCCGCGCCGACGAGTTCGGAGCCGTCGAGGACGGCCTCCGGAAGGAGTGGGAGGTCGAAGGCGTCGCGATGGAGATCGCGGTGGAAGCGGTCGCGGCGGCCGAGGCGTCGGACTAG
- a CDS encoding formate/nitrite transporter family protein has product MSAAPDPAEIFDRAAEEGERRLDQSLIELLATSFIAGFTVVFGTVALGIVHAAVPAGTGRLDAVAGALAFGLGVVFLVVGRAELFNENFFDPIAAAIERDGFPTGELLRLWGVTFALNLVGGGLMVVVFWVEGTLPAGTEVALRSFAEHTAGRSTVANFTSAIVGGALVALLSHFLAAVDSGGSRIWMAYAVGFLLALGPFEHVVVTMLHAFFGVLYGAEIGLAEFAALTGIITAGNVVGGIGLVTITHVAQAKGARE; this is encoded by the coding sequence GTGTCCGCGGCGCCAGACCCCGCCGAGATATTCGACCGGGCCGCCGAGGAGGGCGAGCGCCGCCTCGACCAGTCGCTGATCGAGTTGCTCGCGACGAGTTTCATCGCCGGGTTCACGGTCGTCTTCGGGACCGTCGCGCTCGGCATCGTCCACGCCGCCGTGCCGGCCGGAACGGGCCGTCTCGACGCCGTCGCCGGCGCGCTCGCGTTCGGGCTCGGCGTCGTGTTCCTGGTCGTCGGCCGCGCCGAACTGTTCAACGAGAACTTCTTCGACCCGATCGCCGCCGCCATCGAGCGCGACGGGTTCCCCACCGGGGAACTGCTCCGTCTGTGGGGCGTGACGTTCGCGCTGAACCTCGTCGGCGGCGGCCTGATGGTCGTCGTCTTCTGGGTCGAGGGGACGCTCCCGGCGGGGACCGAGGTCGCCTTGCGCTCGTTCGCCGAACACACCGCCGGCCGCTCGACGGTCGCGAACTTCACCAGCGCCATCGTCGGCGGGGCGCTCGTCGCCCTGCTCTCCCATTTCCTCGCCGCGGTCGACAGCGGCGGGAGCCGGATCTGGATGGCCTACGCCGTCGGGTTCCTGCTGGCGCTTGGTCCCTTCGAACACGTCGTCGTGACGATGCTGCACGCCTTCTTCGGCGTCCTCTACGGGGCCGAGATCGGCCTCGCCGAGTTCGCGGCACTGACAGGGATCATCACCGCGGGCAACGTCGTCGGCGGGATCGGCCTCGTCACCATCACCCACGTCGCACAGGCCAAGGGGGCCCGGGAGTAG